The Bacteroidia bacterium DNA window TTGGGGGTCATATTCTCTCCCAAACTTGAATGCCCCGTCCCACTGTGCTTGATACTTGTCAAGGGCTTCTTTAGCCAAATCCCAACATTCACCCCGCGCAACTTGTTTACCCATAACCGAAGTAACGTAATTTACAATACCTTGGTTAAATCTCGGCATTTCATTAGTTTGGGCGGCTAAGAAATTTACTCCTAATAGGAGATAAAATATACTCAATAATCCAGTACGAATTGTTTTCATATTTTTAAACTACAAGAGAACGTAACAAAAACTATTCCAAAATTAAATACAAAAGTAATGCTTCCGCAGCTACAATAATATAATTTATACACGAATAACGAAGTTTTTACTCAAAAGGGGAAGTAAAACTTTCAAATGTAGGATAAACTGTATCTTTTTCGGAAATAATAGGTTCTTCTATTTCCCAGTTAATATTAAGGTTCGGGTCATTCCAGAGAAGCCCACCCTCAGAAGATTTATTGAAATAATTGGTACATTTATAGGAAAAAATACATTGAGGTGATAACACAACAAATCCATGAGCAAAACCCGGGGGAATATAAAATAGATAATGATTTTCATCGCTTAAAATTATCTCAAAGTATTTTCCATAGGTTGGTGATGATTTTCGAATATCTACAACTACATCTTTAACAGTGCCAAGTAACACAGAAACAAGTTTTCCTTGTCCATGAGGCGGGCACTGAAAGTGAAGTCCGCGTAATGCTTTGTATTGAGAAAAAGAAAGATTATCCTGCACAAAATCTTCCTGAATCCCTGCATTATAGAGGTCTTTTTTTTGATAAGTTTCTTTAAAATAACCTCTTGCATCTTTAAAAACGGCTGGCTTTAGAATCACTAAACCGTCTATCGGTGCTTTTTGTATTTCAAACGGCATTGGTATTACGGGTAAAAAAATCTATGGTTTTCTTTAATCCTACGGAGCGGCTTATTGTGGGTTCCCAGCCAAGTAATTCTTTAGCTCTGGAAATATCCGGTTTTCTAACCTTAGGATCATCTTGAGGAAGCGGCTTAAATTCTATACAGCTATTCGTTTTGATATGTTTTAAAACTTCTTCGGCAAATTGCAGAATAGTTACTTCTTCTGGGTTTCCGATGTTTACAGGCTCTGAAATATCACTCATCAGTAACCGAAAAATTCCTTCTATTAAATCATCAACATAGCAAAAACTGCGTGTTTGGGATCCGTCTCCAAATACAGTAAGATTTTCTCCGCGCAATGCTTGTCCAACGAATGAGGGTAATGCCCTGCCGTCATGAAGTCTCATTCTGGGACCATAGGTATTAAAGATTCGAACTATTCTTGTTTCTAATTTATGGTAGCGATGATAAGCCATTGTCATGGCTTCCATAAAGCGTTTGGCTTCATCATAAACACCTCGATAGCCGATAGGATTTACGTTTCCCCAGTAAGATTCTCTTTGAGGATGCTCTAATGGATCTCCATAAACTTCTGATGTTGAGGCTATTAAAACTCTTGCTCCTTTTACTTTTGCTAAGCCTAATACTTTATGGGTGCCTAAGGAACCTACTTTTAGGGTCTGGATAGGCAGTTGCAAATAATCTACCGGGCTTGCAGGTGAAGCAAAATGTAGGATATAGTGTAATTCTCCAGGGACGTGAACGTAGTTTGTAACATCATAATGGACGAAAGTAAAATCAGGATTCCCGTATAAGTGCTCTATATTGGTGATGGATCCGGTAATAAGATTGTCCATAGCTATTACCTTAAATCCTTCTTTCAGCATTCTTTCACACAAATGTGAGCCTAAAAAGCCTGCGCCACCGGTGATTAAAACAGTTTTTTTCATACCTCTCTTAGGTAGTGCAAA harbors:
- a CDS encoding SDR family oxidoreductase, coding for MKKTVLITGGAGFLGSHLCERMLKEGFKVIAMDNLITGSITNIEHLYGNPDFTFVHYDVTNYVHVPGELHYILHFASPASPVDYLQLPIQTLKVGSLGTHKVLGLAKVKGARVLIASTSEVYGDPLEHPQRESYWGNVNPIGYRGVYDEAKRFMEAMTMAYHRYHKLETRIVRIFNTYGPRMRLHDGRALPSFVGQALRGENLTVFGDGSQTRSFCYVDDLIEGIFRLLMSDISEPVNIGNPEEVTILQFAEEVLKHIKTNSCIEFKPLPQDDPKVRKPDISRAKELLGWEPTISRSVGLKKTIDFFTRNTNAV
- the rfbC gene encoding dTDP-4-dehydrorhamnose 3,5-epimerase; this encodes MPFEIQKAPIDGLVILKPAVFKDARGYFKETYQKKDLYNAGIQEDFVQDNLSFSQYKALRGLHFQCPPHGQGKLVSVLLGTVKDVVVDIRKSSPTYGKYFEIILSDENHYLFYIPPGFAHGFVVLSPQCIFSYKCTNYFNKSSEGGLLWNDPNLNINWEIEEPIISEKDTVYPTFESFTSPFE